TTTTGGTGCAGGATTGGGTTTACGTTACTGACTCAAAACCACCAAAAAGATATGGGGATTACTTCTTGCGTCAGATTGTGAAGGTATGCACAATTCAGTGTTTTTCTATCCTGTTTGGCTATATTGTTTTTAGCACTCACAATGTCAAAGTACACTCACCTTGCAGAAAGATGATACCATTATTTTAGGTGTAGATTAACATTATAGGTTTGTTAATAATAACTCCCCTTCAACTTTATTCCTTTTTTAACTTGTTCTTTCCTTATTTTCTTCTGGTTGCAGCTTGAAGCGGCAATCAATGACCTGGACAGGATAAAGCTGGATTGAGTCGTCTATTAATTTTTGTACTACTTTTCTCCTGCCATTTTTGCTCATTTAGAATCTTTTTATGATAATTGGAGAATTTTCTTGTTTCTTCCGAATCTGCCATGCTTCATCTACCTGTCCTTTTGATTTAGTGGATATGGTTAGCTCTTAATCGTGATATGTAATTTACCACCTGTTATGCGTTTATGAACTAAGATCTGCCAACACACACATTTACAATTTACATTCTGGCATGTGTTGGTACATTTTTTGTTTCAGATTTCTAAATTCTTTGAATGCTCTCTCCATACAAAATGGAATGGGCCATCTGAAAACCAATTTTGACCCTCGTGAGCATAATCAACATACAATGCTATCCAAGACATGATTAGTATCTTCATATAATTCATCTGAGAGGGACAATGACTTATGACCGGTTAGGATTCCAAATTTCTGATGCATCAAGAAAGGAACTAGTAACTACTAGTTTGTTTTATGGATTTGTGCATTTAGTGTTTCACTTGAGGTCTTCTGTTTGATTTAGTACGTAACCTGCTCAAACTTATTGGCGGACATCTATTTGCTTGTCATTTCCATTGATCGAGACGTCTACCTACCTAGACCAAGTACCAAACTAGAAGAATGAATCTAATTGATGAGCTTAAGTAGGGTTCATATGAATTGTGCAGCAGATTGTTTTAGTTTTACGAATGTGTTTCATATTGGCGCAATTCGAATTCCTTGGGGGGAAACAAATAGTTAACAAGGATTCGTGAAGTCGAAGTCTGTCTTGTTCATTCACATGCTTGAATGGTAGATTGGTAGGTGTGGCTTCGACTTGAATTAGTACACACATACACGCCTGCAAACTAACATTCAACAAAATCCCGCATAACCTTTCACAAAGGAGCTCACATGATGATGTACGTGGATTTTACCAAAAGCTATGGTCAAATCAAATGGGATAGTTCTCCTACCATATCTCAATCCATCATGTCTAGCTCACAAAAAATCCATAGAGATCAAAAACCACATGTTTTCAACCTCCACCAGTCACCAACCCCCATTTCTGACCCAGCAACTTCTTTTATACGCATTGATCTTCATGGCTACAATTCGAAACTGATCAAGACTGGAATTATTGAATCACTAGGCATATAATGTGGAAGCCCTGGAAGATTGGATAAAGGAGCATCACTATAACTCACTGCTCATTTGTAGAATGGTAAACTGTGCAAGATGTTGCTTGCACAACTCAATGAGAGCTTTGAACTTCTTTGTCAATATCTTTGCTGTGGGGGTGATCATCTACACTCTCTGGCTGCTCAAGAAGTGGCAGGATGGAGTTACTGAGCTCCCTCCAGTCCCAATGGTACTTAAACCATGGTATAATACTCGACTCTTTCTTTATCTCACTGAGTTCTTTACTCTAATGCTTTGTCTATACTTTCTTCAATCTTCATGAAAAGAAGAGGGAAAGCGATATGGTTGCTCATTGCTTGGCGTACTTCGAAATCGATTTTCATTGCTTCGTTCTGCTTGACAGGTTTATCTATGCATGTTTAGGTGCGGGGATTGCCGTCTGTTTCAGCACACTTTTCAGTTATCTGGTTGCTCATTGCATCACTGATTCTACTCTTCTTCTCATAGTATCCTTTTTCAAGAATCGATCAGCTTACCACAACTTAGTTTCTGATAGTAAAATTTGAAAATTCCGTTTGGTTATCCTTGACCAGTTTTAATCAGTACATAGTTTCGATCTTCTCTCTTCTTTGCATTGAAGTTGCAGGGGTTGTAGCAATTTTCTACAAGATGAACTGGGCAGAGGTACGTATTCTTTCTTCTAATTGTAACATTTGTTGAAATCTTGTGAGTTTATAGTCCGACATAGCATAGAGCCATAGACTACTTAACTCTGATCACATTCACTACAAGAGTTCAACTCTGATTTCGTATTGGTGCGCTCTTGCAACAGAAACTTGCAGAGTACATAAAGGACACCAAGTTCAAGAACTTCATGATATTTCATCTGTACATGTGTCGTCTCATTGCGATTCTAATTTTGGTACCGCAGGTGCTTTTCTAATTTTGAAGTTTGGTCTGAACTGAGATCAAGAAAGTTCATTACACTAATGCTTGCAGTTCCCCATTTTGCAGATCAAATGCACAGTTTTAGCAATCATTCTTTGGGCTATTGGTACCGAGCCACTGACTCACTGCAACTATTCTGACCATGTAACTGAGTTTAGATATTATTCATTTCTGGTGATACCAAGCCCAGCTTCTCTACTCAATATGTCGAGAAATGGCTTCAGAAATTATGAAGCCTTGCCAAGATCAGATCAATATGAATATCCGCCACGGCTAAGCTTCTTCTCACGTATTAACAGATTTTTCAGAATGCGATTTCATAGAAGAGTCACACTTGGTTAGAACATTAGTAGACAACTACTAATTTGATCTTCCTAACTCATCAAGTCTTCAACATGCTACAAATACAACTCTTACCTCTGATGTAACATTTAACCTATTGGTGTTGTCAGCAATTATATACAGAAACCCAGTCTTTAGAGGTTTGTTGTCGAACTGGACTTGATGTCTTTACATTAATTGCTAGAGTTTCCTAGACCTTGCAGGAAGTGATTGAAAAGAAATTTGGAAACACTACAAAGACTTCCCACTTCTCATGCCTCATTGTTACCATGAGATAGAAACTTGATGTGAAACTCCCAAACACCAACACAAATCACAAGATCACATTCACTGCACTCGAAGTTACCAATCTTGGAACCAAGCTTTGCTATCTCTTCCATCACTCTTCGCAAAACCTTCTCAATTATTGATACAAAAAAACACAAGCTTATAAAAGCATCTCCAACAGCTTTTTCATAATTTCTCTATAATGGGGAAACAAAAGCCGATGATTTAATCAATTTTTTTTTCTCAAACTCCAACAGATTTCCCATTTTATGATCCAACCCCAAATCCTTTCCTAAAATTTAGGAGTTTGCTGTAAATATGAGGAATTTGGTTTTCTCTCTCATCACATTCCCCATTTTGAAGAAACTTTTAAGGAATCTGTTAGAGCAAAACAACCAAAATCTTCTCCAAAATTGAGAAAACCAAAAATATGAGGAAGCATATGAGGAAGCTTTTGGAGTTGCTCTAACAACCCAGAGTGTTGTGATAACACCACAACACTATCCAGTTCAATGTCACAGTTTACCACACACAACTGCTTATGCTTTTTCGATGAATCGTATTTGGGCTGGGGATTTCGGATCGTATTTGGGCTGGGCTTAGATGAAGAAGAATGTCCACAAGGACCCAGAGAGTTTAGTTATCAGAATTTGTTTAAAAATAACAAAAATATAATATTCAGTGCATTCAAAAAGTATGATGATGCTCTGTCAAAAAAAAAAATATAATATGATGATGCTTCGAGTCTCATTTTACTTGCTATCACAATCATTTGACCGGAAAAAGGCAGGAAAAATGCATAAACATGTTGTGAAATAAAGGATTAAGATGAGTATCAAGTATTTTCATTGTCATGTGAAAACTTAAAAATAGATAATGAAATAGATGTTTACTAAAACAAAATGTTACGATTAAAGTTGAGATTTTGGAGGAAACTTAATACTGAAACTAATAGTAATAGAAGATTAAGTGAGATGATCAGATAGTATGTTAGTACAAATTGTTATGATCACGTGTTTAGATATTTATCAATAAAAAATGACAGTTTATCTCCGGTAAGACGATTTTTTTTACGAATTTTTTTTTAATTCATAATAATTCACATGGGTTAGATCATGAGTGGGACTATTAGGGAAGTAGTAATTTCCTTATAATGCATATTAGGATAATGTCAGACTTTAATATGTAATTATTGTATTACTCTTTATTCTGTAATTTGAAAATGAGACGCTAATCATTTGTATACGTTACAAACGGTTTTCTTCCGATTATAGTTTACATGGAATGAGCAAAGTCAGCAAACTAGATTATCTTGTCTCTTGTTAATCGAAATATGCTAATGAGGAAATAAATACACACGAGCTGGTTTAGAAACGACATTAGAAACGACAATGTCGTTTATTTAAGGTTTTTTTTTTTTCCGTTTATTTAAGGTTGAGCGTGCCAAACTTCTGCGACACCGAGAGACTTGCCGGTGAAAACCAACTGAAAGACAAAGCTTCTCCGAACTCAAAACTGCCACTTATGGAGTCTCCGGAGCCACAAGACGGCGATTCTGTATTCGCACACATTCCTCATGTTCCTGAAGTCCCAATTTATGCGGTAAGCTGCAACTGCACTCGTTAATACACTTGCTTCAACTTTGATTTCTTCTCAGTTAGGCTAGCTACTTTTGTTTAACAGATGATGGTTGCTTTCAGCAAAGACCCAAGTCCACTCAAGCTGAATTTAGGCATTGGTGTTTATAGAACTGAGGTGGGTAACTGTTGTTGTGTTCTATATTACTGTTTGAGATGAATGTCATTCTTATCAAGTTTTACGCAACCACAGGATGGGCAGCCTTTTCAATTGAATGTAGTTAGACGAGTGGAGCGGTTACTAGTTGATGACATGTAAGGTGGATGTGATCATTGTTGTTGCACTTGTATGTTTGCTTCAAGCTGTGATTGCACATGAGTTTTCATGATTTTCGATGAATTTCAGGTCCACTTCCAAGGAGTATCTTCCTATTACTGGAATTGCAGAGTTTAATAGATTGAGTGCTAAGCTCATTTTGGGTGCCGACAGGTATTTAGTGGTTTGAGCAACATATCTTTGATGCATTATCTTGCTGATGTTGTTGTTATACTTGTTTTTGGAGTTTTCTTTTATATTTCTTTTCATGCACATGTGCTTCTTTTGATTGCATATTTCATTTTTCTCGGAAATTTAGCCCTGCTATTAAGGAGAATAGAGTGACTACTGTCCAGTGCTTGTCTGGTAGTGGATCGCTGAGGATTGGAGCTGAGTTTCTAGCAAACCATTACCACCATGTAAAGAACTTGGCTTTTATATGTAAAAGTATATGTGCTCATGGATGAGTGTCACTTGGCCTTACTGTGTGCCTTGCTCAGCAGCATACAGTCTACATGTCCCAGCCAACATATACAGCCCACCCAGTTTTCTTCTCTGCAGCCGGGCTAGCTATCAAGACTTACCGCTACTATGACCCAGGAACATGTGGTCTGGACTTCCAAGGTTGGGTAGTTTCCAATAGCTACTTAATCTTTTGTTCCTGTATGAGATTGTTTAACTATGCAATGTGAATGCGATTGTTATGGTTTGCAAATCTTTTCCCTTTCTTATAGGTCTGTTTAATCTTCTATTCACAACTTGTAATTTCATGTTTGATTAATGACAGGAATGTTAGAAGATCTTTTGTCTGCTCCATCAGGAGCTATTGTGCTTCTCCAAGCATGTGCACATAACCCTACAGGTGTTGATCCAACTCTTCCACAGTGGGAGCAGATTAGGCAGTTGATTAGAGCAAAAGGGTTGTTTCCTTTCTTTGACACTGCTTATCAGGTAACCCTCCAAGTGTTAGAGTTTGTGGGAGCTTGTACCTCAGAACCTGGTGCAAGTCTCCTTCTCTTGTTTCTTGTGATCAAAGCCTCCTTATCTTGATAAATTCATAACATGAGTTCTATGCAGGGTCTTGTCAGCGGAAATCTGGATGAGGATGCCCAAGCTATTCGCCTGTTTGTTACTGATGGTGGTGAGTGCCTTGTAGCTCAGTCATATTCTAAGATTATGGGACTTTATGGAGAACGTGTTGGTGCCCTCAGCATTGTAAGAAACCAACTTTTCCTAGCATTAAATACCTAAAACAACGTAAGCAAAAGCAACAGCTATTGTGTTTCCTAGCACCATTTACTCGTTCCTTCTTCTAAGTTCTGCACGTATTTACTTCCATGGATATCTTTCATTTGAACCTTTACAATGCTTTTTCGTTTAATAGGTTTGCAAGACAGCAGAAGTGGCTAGCCATGTTGAAAGCCAGCTGAAACTTCTGATCCGGCCCATGTATTCTAGCCCACCCATTCATGGGGCATCCATAGCGGCCACTATCTTAAAGGATAGGTAGAAATCATGATTTTGTGTCTACCCTTGTATTCCACGGAAAACATTTTAAGCAGGAACATTGGATATCTTTGTCCAACAAGTTCTTTTCACATATGCAGTTAACAAGACCACCAGCAGTAGATTAAATGGAAACTTTTTATGGCAGAACTACCGATATGTAGCTTGTAACAATTGCTTCATGTCAATGCTTGCGATTATATGTTACTTTGGTAGGCACCATTATACATATACTTCTCTGGATAGTAGTGGTTTCCATGAATTAGACTTAACAAGTAGCTCTATGAACAACTGACATACATTAGCATGCAAAAAACAACTATATATTAATATTGGCTGCACACTGATGAAAAGAAGTATCTGGTGAGGGTATCAATATGTTTTTTTTTTTTTTTTTTTGCCAGGCTAAATTTTAACTTGAGATACATTCCAAGTAGAATAGTAGATAGCTGTGTAGACCTTTCTCTTAGGTCTTTCAAGCTTGTGTGTGTTTTATTTGCAGGGATATGTATGAGGAATGGAGTATTGAAGTGAAGGCAATGACTGACCGCCTTATTAGCACGCGCCGACAACTATTTGATGCTCTTCGTGATAGAGGCAATATTCTCTCTTTTTGGAGGCTTTTCATAGAAGGATGAGTGCAACGTGAAAACATGAAAATACTATTTTATATGTTCTTTGTGTTGACATGTCTGGATTATAATGAGTAGATGTACAGAATCTAAACTCTAAAGCTGATGGTCTCTGCATTTTGAGTTTTGGTGTCAAATGTTGAGGTCTACTGAGCAGTTGACATGACAAGCCTGATTTTGAAGAATTCTTTTTAGGGTTCTATTTTACCCAAGCTCACAAGCTGTTGTTTGCCCATCTATACTACGATGTTTTGACTCAGTAGTAACAGAACAACAGATTCTTGAGTCCCTAATTGTAGTTTCAACTTTGAACCTTTGATCAGCCACTTATGCATTGCCTTTCATTTTGGTTGATTCTAGTCTTATGTTTGTCAACCTGTCTTCTATTGCCTGGCAGGTACTCCTGGGGACTGGGGGCACATTATCAGGCATGGTGGATTGTTTACTTTCTCAGGCTTGAACTCTGAACAAGTCGCCTTCATGAATAAAGAGTACCATATCTACATGCCATCTGATGGGTAACATTCCCTAATTGATCCATGCTGACATGACATGCTGTCAAAACAGTGGATTAGGACTAATCGTCCCGATTCACAATCTGGACAACATGACATGACAAGAGAAAATAGTCTTTATATCCCAGACAGGAACTTTAATCTCCTACTGTTCTTTGCAGGAGGATCAACATGGCAGGTCTAGGTCCGAAGACAGTTCCTTGTCTTGCAGATGCAATACATGCAGCTGTTACCATGGGTGTATAAATAGGTCACAGCATTGCTGATATACACCTCAAATGGCTCAATCACATCCTCTTCTGTATGGTATGCAAAATGCTCCATTTCAATCCGTAAAGTAGAACTTTAACTACTTATGAAAATTGTAAACCTCTGTATGTTACCAGACACTAGACCACTATGAATTTGGTGGTTCAATCAGAAATGCAGCAAGAACTCTCAGGCCTTGAGAAGCGGTAAATTGTCGTGTATCATATGGGCTCGTGAAGCCCAAGTAACATATTCCAGAGTCTAACCAGGACCGCAGCCCACACCCCAACGAGCCCAGAAGCCCAAGTAACGTGAGTTTGAAAGAGAGCGGCCCACACTCCAACCTCGAACCATGTGCCCTTCCAAATATAGATAACATCCCTGACTACGAGTCTGTTACGTCAGCGGATAACAAACACCAATCCAACGGCCGCAAGAAAACCTCCCAGAAAAAATCCGACGGTGGGTATCTCCTCCCCTCGAGAAAATAAAAAACCCCGCAGATACACACAGAAAACGACAAAACGACTTGAGGAAAAAGCATACGAAACCCACGCGTCACCTCCATAACTTGACATGTAAGCAAGTACCGAGACTTTCCATATAAATAGTGCTCCAGAAAAAGGCGTACAATTTAAACCGGGTGTACGAATAAAACCGTCTACAAAAATGAACCCAACGTCAAAACCCAACGTCGACGCCCACAGTTCTACTCTTTCTTCTTCTTCTTCTGCTAGTGATCGCAGGCTGAACGCTCTCGTACGTCACCTCGCCGCTGAAGAATCATCGTCTCCGATGGACTCCATCTCCGCTTCCCCAACCGCCGCGCGTGCCGATTCGGTGTTCGCTCACGTCGTTCAAGGTCCTGAGGATCCCATCCTTGGGGTAACTACACTCCTCTCTCTCTCTCTCNNNNNNNNNNNNNNNNNNNNACTCCTCTCTCTCTCTCTCTCGCTTTGAGATTTCGGTTAATCTTGTTGTATCTGTTGTGATTTAGCTGATCGCTCTCATTTTGGTTATGAGATGCTGTGTTGATGGAGTTGAATCACTTTAGTATAGAGCTTTTTACTGCGGATCGGATTATTTACCGTGTTTGATTTGGTGTTGATCGTGATACGCATGTCTTCTTCACGCAACTGAGCTTTGAGATTCGCGTAGAGATATAGCTAGTACTTGATTGTGATGTGAGTTTTGTTTTGATTTGAATAAAATAAACAGGTGACGGTTGCGTATAACAAGGATCAGAGCCCTAATAAGGTCAATTTGGGAGTTGGTGCTTATCGAACTGAGGTGAGTCTGCTGAATCTAGTTACTCTTGTTAAGATTTGCTCACAGTAGTTTGTATTTTCTATTGTATTGTGCTGATATGTGTTAATTTCTCACATTTTGTAATATTTTGTAACTATCTTTGTAAATTATAGGAGGGAAAGCCACTCGTTTTGAATGTAGTGAGAAAAGCTGAACAGAAGCTTGTTAATGACATGTAAGTTATGTTAATGTGATTAGAATAATCTGTCATTAATTAGAGGAGGTAGCATTCTTGTCATTAAAGTATGTACGCTTACTTTTAAACAACTTGTTGAAATGTCCAGGTCACGAGTTAAGGAATATCTTCCTATTGTTGGACTGGCCGAGTTCAATAAATTGAGTGCTAGGCTGATTCTTGGCGCTGACTGGTATTGACGAACTAATGCCTAATTGTATCTAATTTCGTTTTTTTAACTTGTTTTAGTTGGTTTCATGCATATTACTTTCTGGATGCAGCCCTGCTGTCAATGAGAACCGGGTCACCACTGTCCAGTGTCTGTCAGGAACTGGGTCGTTGAGGGTTGGAGGTGAATTTTTGGCAAGGCATTACCATGAAGTAAGTAGTTTAATTGTTGCATCACCTTGTACTTATTACTCATAAGTTTATGATTTAGTGAACTTGACCTTATCCATTCTACTACAGCGCACCATATATATACCCACACCAACATGGGGGAACCACATAAAAGTTTTCACTCTAGCAGGGTTATCTGTGAAAACTTACCGGTATTATGATCCAGCAACACGTGGCCTCAATTTCCAAGGTTGAGAAAAGGACTAGTTAATTGTTTCGTATTTTCTGTATCATATCTTTCACCCTTGTCTGTTGTAGTGTTCATGATTCTTTCCTCATGGGAAACTGGCTGCAGGCCTTGTTGCAAGTCCAACCAAGTCTAGTCTTAATCGTGTTCTGTTATTTCTTTGCTGTGGTTAACAGGCCTCTTAGAAGACCTTGGTGCTGCCCCAGCTGGAGCAGTTGTACTTCTTCATGCATGTGCTCATAACCCCACTGGGGTTGATCCTACCCTTGAGCAGTGGGAGCAGATCAGACAGCTTATGAGATCAAGAGCTTTATTACCATTCTTTGACAGTGCTTATCAGGTATGTTGTTTATAAAGATCCAATTCCTCTAAACAATAGTTTCTTTGTCCTCTCTTTGTTTCTTGCTTTCTCATCACACTTTGTACACCTCCCTGTAGGGTTTTGCTAGTGGAAGTTTGGACGCGGATGCACAGTCTGTTCGTAGGTTTGCTGCTGATGGTGGGGAGTTGCTGGTAGCTCAAAGTTATGCTAAAAACATGGGTCTGTATGGGGAACGTGTTGGTGCCCTTAGCATCGTAAGACTTGTTACTTAACCTTGGAGCTTATTATTTATGTTATTACATTGTAGAATGAAACAAGAAAGAAAAAAACTGTCCCATTAGTATTCAGAGATTGCTACAAATAGAAGTGATTGTCAATTGTGCATGTTGTTCTATCCTGAGATACTGCCGGCATATATCTTGTGCTGTCTCCTGATTGGCTGTTGCACTTAAACTTTTAGGTTTTGAAGACATCAGGGGTTGCAGCCAAGGTTGAGAGTCAGCTGAAGCTTGTGATCAGGCCCATGTATTCAAACCCACCCATTCATGGTGCATCCATTGTAGCTACCATTCTCAAGGATAAGTAATTTTCAACTTTTGACTATATCCCTTTAGTGTGGATTTACCAAGTGATCAATTTATATCTCCCCTCTTCCTCTCCTTATCTGTTGAATAATAGTGTGGATTTACCATGTCACTTGTATTTTCTTAGGGACCTGTTCAATGAATGGACAATTGAATTGAAGGCAATGGCTGACCGTATTATCAGCATGCGACATCAACTGTTTGACTCCTTGCGTGCCAAGGGTGAGTATATCTTACCGTTTATATGGATGACAGTATTTGCTCCATAGATAGTTGAAGATGATCCAACCTGCAGTATTTTGAATCTCAAATCAAATGTTCTCAGTTCTCACTATCCTGGGAATTGGTGCGGTTGCCTTATTCACCTTTCTATTGTGTAGGCACTCCTGGTGACTGGAGTCACATCATCAAGCAGATAGGAATGTTCACTTTTACAGGATTGAACCCAGAGCAAGTTGCTTTTATGACCAAGGAGTACCATATATACATGACATCCGATGGGTAACCACCTTTTCCCATTTTCTGATTAGTTTTACACCGAGTGAAACCACCTGTCTGTTAACCCTAAACCTAAACTAATCATGACTGAATCATAAATGGAAAAAGATTCCACAAGCGACAGTGTTGCTGAATTGTCTCTTATTTCGCATTAATTTTCAGGAGGATTAGCATGGCTGGTCTGAGTTCTAGGACAGTCCCTCATCTTACAGAAGCAATACATGCAGCCGTTACTCGACTTGCCTAATAACATTTTGAAGGCAATGTTTTCTTGTACGCAACTTCAATATAAGTCCCTTTGGATTGTTTTTTATAATAATTGTTACCTGATCAGATGAGGTTTGATGATTCGGGGAGCAAGTAGTGAGGGACATGGTAGAGACGCAGCATACCATAGGGTTCTTACTCAGGATTTTATGAATTGTTTTAAAACGTTTCTGATACAAGTTCAAATGTGGTTTGAAGATTTTATATGTTCAAATACATC
The window above is part of the Fragaria vesca subsp. vesca linkage group LG2, FraVesHawaii_1.0, whole genome shotgun sequence genome. Proteins encoded here:
- the LOC101309212 gene encoding aspartate aminotransferase, chloroplastic-like, with translation MESPEPQDGDSVFAHIPHVPEVPIYAMMVAFSKDPSPLKLNLGIGVYRTEDGQPFQLNVVRRVERLLVDDMSTSKEYLPITGIAEFNRLSAKLILGADSPAIKENRVTTVQCLSGSGSLRIGAEFLANHYHHHTVYMSQPTYTAHPVFFSAAGLAIKTYRYYDPGTCGLDFQGMLEDLLSAPSGAIVLLQACAHNPTGVDPTLPQWEQIRQLIRAKGLFPFFDTAYQGLVSGNLDEDAQAIRLFVTDGGECLVAQSYSKIMGLYGERVGALSIVCKTAEVASHVESQLKLLIRPMYSSPPIHGASIAATILKDRDMYEEWSIEVKAMTDRLISTRRQLFDALRDRGTPGDWGHIIRHGGLFTFSGLNSEQVAFMNKEYHIYMPSDGRINMAGLGPKTVPCLADAIHAAVTMGV
- the LOC101308734 gene encoding uncharacterized protein LOC101308734 isoform 1; translated protein: MVNCARCCLHNSMRALNFFVNIFAVGVIIYTLWLLKKWQDGVTELPPVPMVLKPWFIYACLGAGIAVCFSTLFSYLVAHCITDSTLLLIYIVSIFSLLCIEVAGVVAIFYKMNWAEKLAEYIKDTKFKNFMIFHLYMCRLIAILILVPQIKCTVLAIILWAIGTEPLTHCNYSDHVTEFRYYSFLVIPSPASLLNMSRNGFRNYEALPRSDQYEYPPRLSFFSRINRFFRMRFHRRVTLG
- the LOC101308734 gene encoding uncharacterized protein LOC101308734 isoform 2, translating into MELLSSLQSQWYLNHGAGIAVCFSTLFSYLVAHCITDSTLLLIYIVSIFSLLCIEVAGVVAIFYKMNWAEKLAEYIKDTKFKNFMIFHLYMCRLIAILILVPQIKCTVLAIILWAIGTEPLTHCNYSDHVTEFRYYSFLVIPSPASLLNMSRNGFRNYEALPRSDQYEYPPRLSFFSRINRFFRMRFHRRVTLG
- the LOC101309790 gene encoding aspartate aminotransferase, chloroplastic-like, encoding MNPTSKPNVDAHSSTLSSSSSASDRRLNALVRHLAAEESSSPMDSISASPTAARADSVFAHVVQGPEDPILGVTVAYNKDQSPNKVNLGVGAYRTEEGKPLVLNVVRKAEQKLVNDMSRVKEYLPIVGLAEFNKLSARLILGADCPAVNENRVTTVQCLSGTGSLRVGGEFLARHYHERTIYIPTPTWGNHIKVFTLAGLSVKTYRYYDPATRGLNFQGLLEDLGAAPAGAVVLLHACAHNPTGVDPTLEQWEQIRQLMRSRALLPFFDSAYQGFASGSLDADAQSVRRFAADGGELLVAQSYAKNMGLYGERVGALSIVLKTSGVAAKVESQLKLVIRPMYSNPPIHGASIVATILKDKDLFNEWTIELKAMADRIISMRHQLFDSLRAKGTPGDWSHIIKQIGMFTFTGLNPEQVAFMTKEYHIYMTSDGRISMAGLSSRTVPHLTEAIHAAVTRLA